From Pantoea sp. Ep11b, the proteins below share one genomic window:
- the upp gene encoding uracil phosphoribosyltransferase has product MKIVEVRHPLVKHKLGLMREHDISTKRFRELASEVGSLLTYEATADLETERVTIEGWNGPVEIDQIKGKKITVVPILRAGLGMMEGVLEHVPSARISVVGVYRDEETLEPVPYFQKLVSNIEERLALVVDPMLATGGSMIATIDLLKKAGCSSIKVLVLVAAPEGIAALEKAHPDVELYTASVDQGLNEKGYIIPGLGDAGDKIFGTK; this is encoded by the coding sequence ATGAAGATCGTGGAAGTCAGACACCCGCTGGTCAAACATAAACTGGGCCTGATGCGTGAGCATGATATCAGTACAAAGCGTTTTCGCGAGCTGGCGTCGGAAGTGGGCAGCCTGCTGACCTACGAAGCGACTGCCGATCTGGAAACAGAGCGCGTCACCATTGAGGGCTGGAACGGCCCGGTAGAGATCGACCAGATCAAAGGCAAAAAAATCACGGTGGTGCCGATTCTGCGTGCCGGTCTTGGCATGATGGAAGGGGTGCTGGAGCACGTTCCCAGCGCCCGTATCAGCGTGGTGGGCGTCTACCGCGATGAAGAGACGCTGGAGCCGGTGCCTTACTTCCAGAAGCTGGTGTCTAACATCGAAGAGCGCCTGGCGCTGGTCGTCGATCCGATGCTGGCTACCGGTGGCTCTATGATCGCTACCATCGACCTGCTGAAGAAAGCGGGCTGCTCCAGCATCAAGGTGCTGGTGCTGGTGGCGGCGCCGGAAGGGATCGCGGCACTGGAGAAAGCGCATCCGGATGTTGAGCTGTACACCGCATCAGTGGATCAGGGGCTGAACGAAAAGGGTTACATCATTCCCGGACTCGGCGATGCCGGGGACAAAATTTTCGGAACCAAATAA
- the hda gene encoding DnaA inactivator Hda, translating to MNTPAQLSLPLYLPDDETFSSFWPGENPSLIAALKGALNQQHGSYLYFWSREGGGRSHLLHAACAEMSARNEAVGYVPLDKRTWFVPEVLEGMEQLSLVCIDNIECIAGEPEWEMAIFDLYNRILETGNTRLFITGDRPPRQLNLQLPDLASRLDWGQIYRLQPLSDEDKLQALQLRAGLRGFELPEDVGRFLLKRLDREMRTLFDTLDRLDRASISAQRKLTIPFVKETLGL from the coding sequence CTGAACACGCCGGCACAATTGTCATTGCCACTTTATTTACCAGACGACGAAACCTTCTCCAGCTTCTGGCCGGGGGAAAACCCGTCGCTGATTGCCGCACTGAAAGGCGCTCTTAATCAGCAACATGGCAGCTATCTCTACTTCTGGTCACGCGAAGGGGGCGGACGAAGCCATCTGCTGCATGCCGCCTGCGCGGAGATGTCAGCGCGCAATGAGGCGGTCGGCTATGTGCCGCTCGATAAACGTACCTGGTTTGTGCCGGAAGTGCTGGAAGGGATGGAGCAGCTGTCGCTGGTCTGCATCGATAACATCGAATGTATTGCCGGCGAGCCGGAGTGGGAAATGGCGATCTTCGATCTCTACAACCGTATCCTCGAAACCGGTAACACGCGCCTGTTTATTACCGGCGATCGTCCACCGCGTCAGCTTAATCTGCAACTGCCCGATCTCGCGTCACGGCTGGACTGGGGTCAGATCTATCGCCTGCAGCCGCTCTCTGATGAAGATAAACTCCAGGCACTTCAGCTGCGCGCCGGATTGCGCGGATTTGAACTGCCGGAAGATGTGGGCCGTTTCCTGCTGAAGCGGCTGGATCGTGAAATGCGCACCCTGTTCGATACACTGGATCGGCTCGATCGCGCTTCTATCAGCGCCCAGCGCAAACTCACCATTCCATTCGTAAAAGAGACGCTCGGCCTTTAA
- a CDS encoding M48 family metallopeptidase — protein MLNRLKKTLIAALLPTLIFTTLSPAYADISDSLPDIGTTAGSTLSINQELQMGDFYVRQLRASAPLINDPLLNQYINQLGQRLVSHADAVKTPFHFFLIQNDELNAFAFFGGNVVLHSALFRFTENESQLASVMAHEISHVTQRHLARAMEDQKRNAPLTWVGALGSILLAMASPQAGMAALTGTLAGTQQGIISFTQGNEQEADRIGIQVLQRAGFDPQAMPNFLQKLADQSRFSSKPPEILLTHPLPDSRLADARNRANQMRPVVVQSTEDFYLAKVRALGMYPTGRNQLTDELLSQYAGGNAREQMASQYGKAIQFLQAKSFADAKRIMTPLLAKQPNNIWFLDIMSDIDIGLNQPQQAIALLSAASGAKNSPVVQLNLANAYVEAKQYASASRILNRYTWTNKDDPNGWDLLAQASAQQGLNDEELSARAESLALNGQLDQAITTLSSASAQVPLGSLKQARYDARIDQLRQLQQRFKQYQKG, from the coding sequence ATGTTGAACCGGTTAAAGAAAACGCTGATCGCCGCGCTCCTTCCGACACTCATCTTCACAACACTCTCACCGGCTTATGCCGATATCAGTGATTCGCTTCCCGATATCGGCACCACAGCCGGTTCGACGCTGTCGATTAATCAGGAGCTGCAGATGGGCGACTTCTATGTGCGCCAGCTGCGCGCCAGTGCCCCGCTGATTAACGATCCGCTGCTGAATCAGTACATCAATCAGCTGGGCCAGCGCCTGGTTTCGCACGCCGACGCCGTGAAAACGCCTTTCCACTTCTTCCTGATCCAGAACGATGAGCTTAATGCCTTTGCCTTCTTTGGGGGCAATGTAGTGCTGCACTCGGCCCTGTTCCGTTTTACCGAGAATGAAAGCCAGCTGGCGTCCGTGATGGCGCATGAGATCTCACACGTTACCCAGCGCCACCTGGCACGCGCGATGGAAGACCAGAAGCGCAATGCGCCGCTGACCTGGGTCGGCGCGCTGGGCTCAATTCTGCTGGCGATGGCCAGTCCGCAGGCGGGCATGGCCGCCCTGACCGGCACCCTGGCAGGCACACAGCAGGGCATCATCAGCTTTACCCAGGGTAATGAGCAGGAGGCCGACCGTATCGGGATTCAGGTTCTGCAGCGTGCCGGGTTCGATCCTCAGGCGATGCCGAACTTCCTGCAGAAGCTGGCCGATCAGAGCCGCTTCTCCTCAAAGCCGCCTGAGATCCTGCTGACGCACCCGCTGCCCGACAGCCGTCTGGCGGATGCCCGCAACCGGGCGAATCAGATGCGGCCCGTAGTGGTGCAGTCGACGGAAGATTTCTATCTGGCGAAGGTGCGTGCGCTGGGGATGTACCCGACCGGACGCAATCAGCTGACCGACGAACTGCTGAGTCAGTATGCGGGCGGCAATGCCCGTGAGCAGATGGCGTCACAATATGGCAAAGCCATACAGTTTCTGCAGGCGAAAAGCTTTGCCGATGCGAAGCGCATCATGACGCCGTTACTGGCGAAGCAGCCCAACAATATCTGGTTCCTGGATATCATGTCGGACATCGACATCGGCCTGAATCAGCCGCAGCAGGCCATTGCGCTGCTGAGCGCCGCCAGCGGAGCCAAAAACAGCCCGGTGGTCCAGCTTAACCTCGCCAATGCCTATGTCGAAGCGAAGCAGTATGCCAGCGCCAGCCGGATCCTGAATCGCTACACCTGGACCAACAAAGATGACCCCAACGGCTGGGACCTGCTGGCGCAGGCGTCTGCCCAGCAGGGACTGAATGATGAAGAGCTCTCCGCGCGGGCGGAGAGTCTGGCGCTGAATGGTCAGCTCGACCAGGCGATTACCACCCTCAGCAGCGCCAGCGCCCAGGTGCCGCTCGGCAGCCTGAAGCAGGCGCGCTACGACGCCCGTATCGACCAGCTGCGTCAGTTACAGCAGCGCTTTAAACAGTATCAGAAAGGGTAA
- the purN gene encoding phosphoribosylglycinamide formyltransferase — MKKLVVLISGNGSNLQSILDACASGRIHGSVAAVFSNRAAAYGLTRAQEAGVPAHALAASDFADREAFDRQLIAAIEAYSPDLVVLAGYMRILSPAFVAHFHNRLLNIHPSLLPKYPGLHTHRQALENGDSEHGTSVHFVTEELDGGPVILQAKVPVFPGDSEAEITERVQHQEHAIYPLVIGWFVEGRLTMRDGKAWLDGKPLPPQGYAND; from the coding sequence ATGAAAAAGCTGGTTGTACTGATTTCCGGCAACGGAAGTAACCTTCAGTCCATCCTTGACGCCTGTGCAAGCGGGCGGATTCACGGCAGCGTGGCTGCCGTGTTCAGCAACCGTGCCGCCGCGTATGGCCTGACGCGGGCGCAGGAGGCGGGCGTACCCGCGCATGCGCTTGCCGCCAGCGACTTCGCCGACCGTGAAGCCTTTGATCGCCAGCTTATCGCGGCGATCGAGGCGTACTCGCCCGATCTGGTTGTGCTGGCGGGCTATATGCGGATCCTCAGCCCCGCGTTCGTCGCCCATTTTCACAATCGCCTGCTGAATATCCACCCTTCTCTGCTGCCGAAATATCCGGGCCTGCATACGCACCGTCAGGCGCTGGAGAATGGCGACAGCGAACATGGCACCTCCGTGCATTTTGTCACCGAAGAGCTGGATGGTGGCCCGGTGATCCTGCAGGCGAAAGTCCCGGTTTTCCCTGGCGATAGCGAAGCGGAGATTACCGAACGGGTTCAGCATCAGGAGCATGCGATCTATCCGCTGGTGATCGGCTGGTTTGTCGAGGGCAGGCTGACGATGCGTGACGGTAAAGCCTGGCTGGATGGCAAACCGCTGCCGCCGCAGGGCTATGCTAACGACTGA
- the uraA gene encoding uracil permease, whose product MTRRAIGVSERPPLLQTIPLSLQHLFAMFGATVLVPILFHINPATVLLFNGVGTLIYLFICKGKIPAYLGSSFAFISPVLLLLPLGYEVALGGFILCGVLFCIVALIVRRAGTGWLDVMFPPAAMGAIVAVIGLELAGVAANMAGLLPAEGSAPDSKTVLISLVTLAVTVFGSVLFRGFLAIIPILVGVVVGYLLSAAMGIVDWSGVERAPWFALPTFYTPRFEWVAMLTILPAALVVIAEHIGHLVVTANIVKKDLIRDPGLHRSMFANGLSTVISGFFGSTPNTTYGENIGVMAITRVYSTWVIGGAAILAILLSCVGKLAAMIQAIPVPVMGGVSLLLYGVIGASGIRVLIESKVDYNKAQNLILTSVILIIGVSGAKVHIGAAELKGMALATIVGVGLALIFRVISLLRPEEVVLEADEPREP is encoded by the coding sequence ATGACTCGTCGCGCCATTGGCGTCAGTGAACGACCGCCGTTACTGCAAACCATTCCGCTCAGCCTGCAACACCTGTTCGCCATGTTTGGCGCCACCGTGCTGGTGCCGATTCTGTTCCATATCAACCCGGCCACCGTGCTGCTGTTCAACGGGGTGGGCACACTGATTTATCTCTTTATCTGTAAAGGCAAAATCCCCGCCTACCTGGGATCCAGTTTTGCGTTTATCTCGCCGGTGTTGCTGCTGCTGCCGCTGGGCTATGAGGTGGCGCTGGGCGGATTTATTCTGTGTGGCGTGCTGTTCTGCATTGTGGCACTGATCGTCAGACGCGCCGGGACCGGCTGGCTCGACGTGATGTTTCCGCCCGCAGCGATGGGGGCGATTGTCGCCGTCATTGGTCTGGAACTGGCTGGCGTGGCCGCCAATATGGCGGGCCTGCTGCCCGCTGAAGGCAGTGCGCCCGACAGTAAAACGGTACTGATCTCGCTGGTGACGCTGGCGGTGACGGTATTCGGTTCGGTGCTGTTCCGCGGTTTCCTGGCGATCATCCCGATTCTGGTTGGGGTGGTCGTGGGATATCTGCTCTCCGCAGCGATGGGTATCGTGGACTGGAGCGGCGTCGAGCGCGCGCCGTGGTTTGCCCTGCCAACCTTCTACACGCCGCGTTTTGAGTGGGTGGCGATGCTGACGATTCTGCCTGCGGCGCTGGTGGTCATCGCCGAGCATATCGGTCATCTGGTCGTTACCGCCAATATCGTGAAAAAGGATCTGATCCGCGACCCGGGTCTGCATCGTTCGATGTTTGCCAACGGCTTATCGACGGTCATCTCCGGCTTCTTCGGTTCCACGCCGAACACCACCTACGGCGAGAATATTGGCGTGATGGCGATTACCCGTGTCTACAGTACCTGGGTCATCGGCGGCGCGGCAATTCTGGCGATCCTGCTCTCCTGCGTCGGCAAGCTGGCGGCGATGATCCAGGCGATCCCGGTGCCGGTCATGGGTGGCGTCTCGCTGCTGCTGTATGGCGTGATCGGCGCATCCGGTATCCGCGTACTGATCGAATCTAAAGTCGATTACAACAAGGCGCAGAACCTGATCCTCACCTCCGTGATCCTGATCATCGGCGTCAGCGGCGCGAAGGTGCATATCGGCGCGGCGGAGCTGAAAGGCATGGCGCTGGCGACGATCGTGGGTGTTGGCCTGGCGCTGATCTTCCGTGTGATCTCGCTGCTGCGCCCGGAAGAAGTGGTGCTGGAAGCCGACGAACCGCGCGAACCGTGA
- the pstA gene encoding phosphate ABC transporter permease PstA yields the protein MKAMRQNDRWRWLTAGAVAVCLLAFTLLIGLLAWQGVRAFWPQRVDLYTFSQPAGGETRLLGETLDHQRHFPAPADEQGNSGGQVHRYLVKTGNRDWDAPDFRVIYSRSAAKVSQPAEVMVLQRRSHGLAYGWFVGLREDNEELTAQHPDALLHQRLGQVQMLVRQANQIRRVDMARLNNQREDLDEQAARNRAAGRFDLQAESEYQANQAALQRRFNQLSETLAALQLQSQRDQLILRDVQGTEHAIPLTEIVDSWQPNAMTLSGKIVHFLHQLWRFVSDSPAEGESESGAFPAIFGTVLMVLLMSVVVMPLGVVAAIWLHEYAGRHALTRLVRIAVVNLAGVPSIIYGVFGLGFFVWLAGGTIDRLFFSSALPNPTFGTPGLLWASLTLALLTLPVVIVATEEGLSRIPNSLRQGSLALGATQAETLWNVVLPMAVPAMLTGLILAVARAAGETAPLMLVGVVKMVPELPVDAVFPYLHLDRKFMHLGFQIYDLAFQSPNIEADRPLVFATALLLVLIILSLNLLAMGLRHRLRERFRLMTQ from the coding sequence ATGAAGGCGATGCGACAGAACGACCGCTGGCGCTGGTTAACCGCCGGGGCCGTAGCGGTCTGCCTGCTGGCCTTTACGCTGCTGATCGGGCTGCTGGCCTGGCAGGGGGTGCGTGCCTTCTGGCCGCAGCGGGTGGATCTGTATACGTTCAGCCAGCCAGCGGGCGGCGAGACGCGCCTGCTGGGCGAAACCCTGGATCATCAGCGTCACTTTCCGGCTCCGGCCGATGAACAGGGCAATAGCGGCGGGCAGGTTCACCGCTACCTGGTGAAAACCGGTAACCGCGACTGGGATGCGCCAGACTTCCGGGTCATCTACAGCCGGAGTGCGGCGAAGGTCAGCCAGCCAGCGGAGGTCATGGTGCTGCAGCGGCGCAGCCACGGCCTGGCCTATGGCTGGTTTGTCGGCCTGCGGGAGGACAATGAAGAGTTAACCGCACAGCATCCCGATGCGCTGCTGCATCAGCGGCTGGGGCAGGTACAGATGCTGGTGCGGCAGGCGAATCAGATCCGTCGGGTCGATATGGCGCGCCTGAATAACCAGCGTGAAGATCTTGACGAGCAGGCAGCCAGAAACCGCGCTGCCGGGCGCTTCGATCTGCAGGCCGAATCGGAATATCAGGCCAATCAGGCCGCCCTGCAGCGCCGCTTTAATCAGCTGAGCGAGACGCTCGCGGCTCTGCAACTGCAGAGTCAGCGTGATCAGCTCATCCTGCGTGATGTCCAGGGCACTGAACATGCGATCCCGCTGACCGAAATCGTCGACAGCTGGCAGCCGAACGCCATGACGCTGAGCGGCAAGATAGTGCATTTTCTGCATCAGTTATGGCGGTTTGTCAGTGATTCACCCGCCGAAGGGGAAAGCGAATCCGGGGCGTTTCCGGCCATCTTCGGCACCGTGCTGATGGTGCTGCTGATGTCGGTGGTGGTGATGCCACTGGGCGTTGTCGCCGCTATCTGGCTGCATGAATATGCGGGGCGTCATGCGCTGACGAGGCTGGTACGTATTGCGGTAGTCAATCTGGCTGGCGTGCCCTCAATCATCTATGGCGTCTTTGGCCTGGGATTCTTTGTCTGGCTGGCTGGCGGCACGATTGATCGGCTGTTTTTCAGCAGCGCGCTGCCTAATCCCACGTTTGGCACGCCCGGCCTGCTCTGGGCGTCGCTGACGCTGGCCCTGCTGACGCTGCCCGTAGTGATTGTGGCGACCGAAGAGGGGCTATCCCGCATTCCCAACAGCCTGCGTCAGGGATCGCTGGCGCTGGGGGCCACTCAGGCGGAAACGCTGTGGAACGTGGTCCTGCCGATGGCGGTGCCCGCCATGCTGACCGGTCTGATTCTGGCCGTCGCGCGTGCTGCCGGGGAAACCGCGCCGCTGATGCTGGTGGGCGTGGTCAAGATGGTGCCGGAGCTGCCGGTGGACGCAGTGTTCCCTTATCTGCATCTGGACCGCAAGTTTATGCATCTGGGCTTCCAGATTTACGATCTGGCGTTTCAGAGTCCGAATATTGAAGCAGACCGTCCGCTGGTCTTCGCGACCGCACTGCTGCTGGTGCTGATTATTCTCTCACTGAATCTGCTGGCGATGGGTCTGCGTCACCGTCTGCGTGAACGCTTTCGTCTTATGACTCAATAA
- the purM gene encoding phosphoribosylformylglycinamidine cyclo-ligase: MTDKTSLSYKDAGVDIDAGNALVDRIKGVVKKTRRPEVMGGLGGFGALCALPQKYREPVLVSGTDGVGTKLRLAMDLKRHDAIGVDLVAMCVNDLVVQGAEPLFFLDYYATGKLDVETASAVITGIAEGCLQSGCALVGGETAEMPGMYHGEDYDVAGFCVGVVEKSEIIDGSKVQDGDVLIALGSSGPHSNGYSLVRKILEVSNTDPLSEQLEGKPLADHLLEPTRIYVKNILSLIEQVDVHAIAHLTGGGFWENIPRVLPDNTQAVIDEKSWQWPAVFSWLQQAGNVSRFEMYRTFNCGVGMVIALSPADADKAIALMQAAGEKAWKLGVIKASDAEERVVING, encoded by the coding sequence GTGACCGACAAAACCTCTCTCAGTTACAAAGACGCCGGTGTTGATATTGATGCTGGTAACGCTCTGGTTGACCGTATTAAAGGCGTAGTGAAAAAGACGCGTCGCCCGGAAGTGATGGGTGGACTGGGCGGTTTTGGTGCGCTTTGCGCGCTGCCGCAGAAATACCGTGAACCCGTGCTGGTTTCCGGCACCGATGGCGTGGGCACCAAGCTGCGTCTGGCGATGGATCTCAAACGTCACGATGCCATCGGCGTTGACCTGGTCGCGATGTGCGTCAACGATCTGGTGGTTCAGGGCGCCGAGCCGCTCTTCTTCCTCGACTATTACGCCACCGGGAAACTGGATGTGGAAACGGCCTCTGCGGTGATTACCGGTATCGCTGAAGGGTGTCTGCAGTCAGGTTGTGCGCTGGTAGGCGGTGAAACCGCCGAGATGCCAGGCATGTATCACGGCGAAGATTATGACGTGGCCGGGTTCTGCGTCGGCGTGGTGGAAAAGTCAGAAATCATTGATGGCAGCAAGGTGCAGGATGGCGACGTACTGATCGCCCTCGGCTCCAGCGGCCCGCACTCTAATGGTTATTCGCTGGTGCGCAAAATTCTGGAAGTCAGCAACACCGATCCGCTGTCTGAACAGCTGGAAGGCAAACCACTGGCCGACCATCTGCTGGAACCGACCCGCATCTATGTGAAGAACATCCTGAGCCTGATTGAGCAGGTCGATGTGCACGCGATTGCGCATCTGACCGGCGGCGGCTTCTGGGAAAATATTCCGCGCGTGCTGCCTGACAACACCCAGGCGGTCATCGACGAGAAGAGCTGGCAGTGGCCGGCCGTCTTCAGCTGGCTGCAGCAGGCGGGCAACGTCAGCCGTTTCGAGATGTATCGCACCTTTAACTGCGGTGTGGGCATGGTCATTGCCCTGAGTCCGGCCGACGCCGATAAGGCGATTGCGCTGATGCAGGCGGCGGGCGAGAAAGCCTGGAAGCTGGGCGTGATCAAAGCGTCTGATGCTGAAGAGCGTGTGGTTATTAACGGATGA
- the pstB gene encoding phosphate ABC transporter ATP-binding protein PstB: MTMTSDTDIALTVNHLSLWYGERQALQDISLQVPKNRITALIGPSGCGKSTLLRCFNRMNDVIDHCRVEGDVLLGSQSILRPEQDLSALRRRVGMVFQRPNPFPKSIYENVVYGLRLQGVRDRRVLNEACERALRAAALWSEVKDQLSQNALTLSTGQQQRLVIARAIAIEPEVLLLDEPTSALDPISTLVIEELMTTLRQHFTLVLVTHNMQQASRVSDYTAFMHQGTLVEFDETDRIFTAPKQRRTEDYITGRYG; encoded by the coding sequence ATGACTATGACGTCCGACACGGATATCGCGCTGACCGTTAACCATCTGTCGCTGTGGTATGGCGAGCGCCAGGCGCTGCAGGATATTTCGCTGCAGGTGCCAAAAAACAGGATCACCGCGCTGATTGGTCCTTCAGGCTGTGGTAAATCGACGCTGCTGCGCTGCTTTAACCGCATGAACGACGTGATCGATCACTGCCGGGTCGAGGGTGACGTGCTGCTGGGATCGCAGTCGATCCTGCGCCCCGAACAGGATCTCTCGGCGCTGCGCCGTCGGGTCGGCATGGTGTTTCAGCGGCCCAACCCCTTTCCTAAATCGATCTATGAAAATGTGGTCTACGGACTGCGTCTGCAGGGCGTGCGCGATCGGCGGGTGCTGAACGAAGCCTGCGAACGGGCGCTGCGGGCGGCGGCGCTCTGGAGTGAGGTGAAAGACCAGCTGTCGCAGAATGCGCTGACGCTCTCTACCGGCCAGCAGCAGCGTCTGGTGATCGCCCGCGCCATCGCGATTGAGCCGGAAGTGCTGCTGCTGGATGAGCCGACTTCCGCGCTGGATCCCATCTCTACGCTGGTCATTGAAGAGCTGATGACCACGCTCAGGCAGCATTTCACGCTGGTGCTGGTGACGCATAACATGCAGCAGGCGTCGCGCGTCTCCGATTACACCGCATTTATGCATCAGGGCACGTTAGTGGAGTTTGACGAGACCGATCGCATCTTTACCGCGCCGAAACAGCGTCGGACCGAAGATTATATTACGGGGCGCTACGGCTAA
- the arsC gene encoding arsenate reductase (glutaredoxin) (This arsenate reductase requires both glutathione and glutaredoxin to convert arsenate to arsenite, after which the efflux transporter formed by ArsA and ArsB can extrude the arsenite from the cell, providing resistance.), whose protein sequence is MVTIYHNPRCSKSRETLALLTARGIEPEVVLYLQTPPDRETLQILLQKLGMQSARALMRTKETIYRELALSDKSESVLLDALVNNPVLIERPIVINGDRARIGRPPEAVLDIL, encoded by the coding sequence ATGGTGACGATCTATCATAACCCGCGCTGCAGCAAGAGCCGCGAAACGCTGGCGCTGCTTACCGCTCGCGGCATAGAGCCGGAGGTGGTGCTCTATCTGCAGACACCACCCGATCGCGAAACGCTGCAAATCCTGTTGCAGAAGCTGGGGATGCAGAGCGCACGGGCATTGATGCGGACTAAAGAGACGATCTATCGCGAGCTGGCACTCAGCGACAAAAGCGAAAGTGTGCTGCTGGATGCGCTGGTGAATAATCCGGTGCTGATTGAGAGGCCGATTGTAATTAATGGCGACAGGGCACGCATCGGCCGTCCGCCGGAAGCGGTGCTCGACATTCTTTAA